The Leptospira venezuelensis genome contains a region encoding:
- a CDS encoding chemotaxis protein CheW has translation MDKNNHAEQNQEEKELDTIQEFLTFEVDKEIFGIDILYIHEILKPVPITRIPNVEGFILGVINLRGEIIPIMDLKELFGLGFCDILPSTRIIVVVTGEKRAGLLVDSVKQVVKIRKDKVSQADEDLSVNYSELIESVSQFEESLILNLNLSKVMDYAGEEA, from the coding sequence ATAGATAAAAATAACCACGCGGAACAAAACCAAGAAGAGAAAGAACTGGATACAATCCAGGAATTTCTCACATTCGAAGTGGATAAGGAAATTTTCGGGATCGATATTCTTTATATTCACGAGATCTTAAAACCGGTGCCTATTACAAGAATTCCTAATGTCGAAGGTTTTATTCTCGGAGTGATTAACTTAAGAGGTGAGATCATTCCTATCATGGATCTAAAGGAACTTTTTGGATTAGGTTTTTGTGATATTCTTCCTTCCACTCGGATCATTGTAGTTGTCACTGGAGAAAAAAGGGCAGGTCTCCTAGTCGACTCAGTTAAACAAGTTGTTAAGATCCGCAAAGACAAGGTCAGCCAAGCGGACGAAGACCTGAGTGTAAATTATAGCGAACTTATAGAATCAGTCAGCCAATTCGAAGAATCTCTTATCCTAAACTTGAATCTTTCCAAGGTAATGGATTATGCTGGGGAGGAGGCGTAA
- a CDS encoding chemotaxis protein CheW: MAGVLGEYTELFLEESEDQIEELNANLLKLEKDQSDPQTINDIFRAAHSLKSSAAFVGLYNLSDLAHKMENLLQSIRDGKLAVNLSLVNLLFQCFDLIKNVIVNVAAGKKVDTPYTDMIQRLEAYEKNPDVASAPSGPARSVSQSSAPVAKQEEIPGNGIDLDADDQKEIEEVLRNGSGKPWLLKVGLKKDSPMKGLRYTLIVQNLKNLGQVFRTKPSAEELENGTEAPYLSILIVSSESQEELTKAANVDMVENLMIQEFKLSGYSESGVSSSYQLDEEERSTEAKVTLKSIKVSSDKLDQLMNNVGELVITNSGFQKIYDDLLRTFGDDQLFNELKGRIDLINRISKELQSGIMNIRMVPISTVFRRFSRLVRDLSLETGKTVDLVLNGESTELDKKVIDALGEPLLHLIRNSVDHGIESPEERKKFGKPETGIVELNAYQGGSNIMVEIRDDGRGLDLEKIRRKAIEKGLVSETDAAALEESDIYQFIFAPGFSTADKITDISGRGVGMNVVNSLIQEFKGKILIQSQKGSGTSFVLSFPQALAIIPSILIVMEEEVYAFPLSEVNETIKVNNEQITTLEGNEIINLRGEVLPIYRLNRILGLQDKTDREEFPVVIVQYKGRKLGFMVDELVGKHETVIKSLEKNFKNIKGLTGASIMGDGTIIMVLDIPGLVEFAAELEENARYVNYHLETMKRISTIRTIETEEEKYIQKTSNPTNVYNHKLHEITTRERERRKKSERKKSEESKKVIVAKEELEREISSTPIKTTMEIRPSEEKLITSTETPSELSSNTAVLERPAAKKEGMEEAYRSHINELISDSPVSDEERKRADHIIEGFLEQKKQRMMAVSHSKEFTGNLSKEQIKKIESVVNTGMMNAGMVLSQILNRNVDLFIPEIIMNDKEGLASEIRFSDDKFYGMKVRMTGDLNGNMLMMFSRENAKNLARELLDSNPSGDVLDDDTKSVLSEIANIVCASVLNSISNKAKVGVMPDVPELVEGTFLEVLDVVKPERTKFLSMLTEFNHEGNNLLGVLLFLPDFDELMDLLPKF, from the coding sequence ATGGCAGGAGTACTTGGCGAATACACAGAACTCTTTTTAGAGGAATCTGAAGACCAGATAGAAGAACTAAATGCGAATCTTCTGAAACTGGAAAAGGACCAATCCGATCCTCAGACTATCAATGATATTTTCCGTGCGGCTCACTCTTTAAAAAGTTCGGCTGCTTTCGTTGGATTGTACAATCTTTCCGACCTTGCTCATAAGATGGAGAATCTTCTCCAAAGTATCCGAGATGGAAAACTTGCAGTTAATCTATCCCTGGTAAATCTACTATTCCAATGTTTTGATTTGATCAAGAACGTGATCGTGAATGTTGCCGCTGGTAAAAAAGTGGATACTCCTTATACGGATATGATCCAAAGACTGGAAGCATACGAAAAAAATCCGGATGTGGCCTCCGCTCCAAGTGGGCCTGCAAGATCCGTTTCTCAATCCTCTGCTCCAGTTGCAAAACAAGAAGAAATTCCAGGCAATGGAATTGATCTGGATGCAGACGACCAAAAAGAAATTGAGGAAGTACTACGCAACGGTTCCGGAAAACCTTGGCTCTTAAAAGTGGGACTCAAAAAAGATTCTCCGATGAAGGGCTTACGTTATACTCTTATTGTCCAAAACCTTAAAAATTTAGGCCAAGTATTTCGAACAAAACCAAGCGCGGAAGAGTTGGAGAATGGAACAGAGGCTCCGTATCTTTCTATACTGATCGTAAGTTCTGAATCCCAAGAGGAACTCACCAAAGCTGCAAACGTAGACATGGTGGAAAATCTGATGATCCAGGAATTTAAACTTAGTGGTTATTCTGAGTCTGGAGTTTCTTCTTCCTACCAACTCGACGAGGAAGAGAGAAGTACTGAGGCAAAAGTTACTTTAAAAAGTATTAAAGTATCTTCTGACAAACTGGATCAACTCATGAATAATGTGGGTGAGCTTGTAATTACAAACTCTGGCTTCCAGAAAATTTATGATGATCTTCTTCGCACATTTGGGGATGATCAGTTATTCAACGAACTCAAAGGTCGTATTGATCTAATCAATCGTATCTCTAAGGAGCTTCAATCCGGTATTATGAATATCCGGATGGTCCCGATTTCTACGGTATTCCGTCGTTTCTCTCGTTTGGTTAGAGACCTTTCTTTAGAAACAGGGAAAACAGTTGATCTGGTCTTAAATGGAGAATCCACTGAGCTTGATAAAAAAGTTATCGATGCATTGGGAGAGCCGCTTCTCCACTTGATCCGAAACTCTGTCGATCATGGTATCGAATCTCCGGAAGAAAGAAAAAAATTTGGTAAACCTGAAACCGGTATCGTAGAGCTGAACGCCTATCAAGGCGGCAGCAATATTATGGTAGAGATCCGTGATGATGGTCGCGGATTGGATTTGGAAAAAATCCGCAGAAAAGCAATTGAGAAGGGACTCGTTTCTGAAACCGATGCTGCTGCTTTAGAAGAAAGTGATATTTACCAATTCATCTTCGCTCCTGGTTTCTCCACTGCAGATAAGATAACCGATATTTCTGGTCGCGGTGTTGGAATGAATGTGGTGAATAGCCTCATCCAAGAATTCAAAGGTAAAATCCTGATCCAATCTCAGAAAGGATCCGGAACTTCTTTCGTTCTGTCATTCCCTCAGGCACTTGCAATTATTCCTTCTATCCTGATCGTAATGGAAGAAGAAGTTTACGCTTTCCCTCTATCGGAAGTGAACGAGACCATAAAGGTAAACAACGAACAGATCACTACTCTGGAAGGAAACGAGATCATCAATTTGAGAGGAGAGGTTCTTCCTATCTACAGATTGAATCGTATTTTGGGTCTTCAGGACAAAACGGATAGAGAAGAATTCCCGGTTGTTATCGTTCAATACAAAGGCCGCAAGTTAGGCTTCATGGTAGATGAACTTGTTGGAAAACACGAAACAGTCATCAAGTCCTTGGAGAAAAACTTCAAAAATATCAAGGGACTTACTGGAGCTTCCATCATGGGAGATGGAACCATCATCATGGTTCTAGATATTCCAGGACTTGTTGAATTTGCTGCCGAGTTGGAAGAGAATGCAAGATATGTGAACTATCATCTTGAAACGATGAAACGTATCAGCACGATCCGAACCATCGAAACGGAAGAAGAGAAGTATATCCAAAAAACTTCTAATCCTACTAACGTTTATAATCATAAATTACATGAGATCACTACTCGAGAAAGAGAGCGTCGTAAGAAGAGCGAACGTAAAAAATCGGAAGAATCTAAAAAGGTAATCGTAGCAAAAGAAGAACTCGAAAGAGAAATTTCTTCTACTCCGATCAAAACCACTATGGAGATCCGACCTTCCGAGGAAAAATTAATCACTTCTACTGAAACTCCTTCTGAACTTTCTTCCAATACTGCGGTTCTGGAAAGACCAGCTGCCAAAAAAGAAGGAATGGAAGAAGCTTACAGATCTCATATCAACGAATTGATCTCAGATTCTCCAGTTTCTGACGAAGAAAGAAAAAGAGCGGATCATATTATCGAAGGTTTCTTAGAACAGAAAAAACAGAGAATGATGGCTGTTTCTCACTCTAAGGAATTTACAGGAAACCTGAGCAAGGAACAGATCAAGAAGATCGAATCTGTAGTTAATACAGGTATGATGAATGCCGGTATGGTGCTCTCTCAAATCCTGAATAGGAACGTGGATCTATTTATTCCTGAAATTATCATGAATGATAAGGAAGGTTTGGCATCCGAGATCCGTTTTTCTGACGATAAATTCTACGGAATGAAAGTCAGAATGACCGGCGATCTGAACGGGAATATGCTTATGATGTTCTCCAGAGAGAACGCCAAAAATTTAGCTAGAGAACTTTTAGATTCTAATCCGAGCGGAGACGTTTTAGATGATGATACTAAGAGCGTTCTGTCTGAGATCGCAAACATAGTTTGTGCCTCCGTTTTGAACTCTATTTCCAATAAGGCGAAAGTGGGTGTTATGCCGGATGTTCCGGAACTTGTGGAAGGAACCTTCCTGGAAGTTTTGGATGTTGTTAAACCGGAAAGAACTAAGTTCTTAAGTATGCTCACTGAATTTAATCATGAGGGAAACAACCTGTTGGGAGTACTTTTATTCCTTCCGGACTTTGATGAACTCATGGATTTGCTTCCGAAATTTTAA